A window of the Lactuca sativa cultivar Salinas chromosome 7, Lsat_Salinas_v11, whole genome shotgun sequence genome harbors these coding sequences:
- the LOC122195068 gene encoding uncharacterized protein LOC122195068, translated as MCRHNGLQSVCFSEVRRHKNVCARSSPHRYEIASSKVCNAFNLKKTRFFFLVSASIRRLTSQPPRKNPRRLQSKPPIAALQSKPPVAALLSDPASSDCSDHERRTTVSERIAREKREINEQSENLGRV; from the exons ATGTGCAGACATAATGGTTTGCAGTCCGTTTGTTTTTCTGAAGTACGCAGACATAAAAACGTCTGTGCGAGGTCTTCACCACACAGATATGAGATAGCCTCTTCTAAAGTCTGCAATGCCTTTAACCTAAAAAAAACGCGTTTCTTTTTTTTGGTTTCCGCCTCCATTCGTCGTCTAACCTCCCAACCTCCCAGAAAAAACCCTCGACGCCTCCAATCAAAACCACCGATCGCAGCCCTCCAATCAAAACCACCGGTCGCAGCCCTCCTCTCCGATCCGGCGTCCTCCGATTGCAGCGACCATGAACGAAGAACCACCGTCAGTGAGAGAATAGCAAGGGAAAAGCGAGAAATCAACGAGCAATCAG AAAATCTTGGACGTGTATAA
- the LOC111908161 gene encoding cytochrome P450 76T24-like codes for MKIDFESFFKSDLFVAGTDTTSTTLEWAMAELIRNPHKMEKAQSELTKFMQNNNKNIHEHDISKLPYLQAIIKETLRLHPPAPLLLPHRAMLDLEIQGFIVPKNAQILCNVWAMGRDPSIWSDPETFIPERFFEVKIDYKGHDFMLIPFGAGRRICPGLNSAHRMLHIVLGSLIQKFDWKLEGNIRARDMDMGDKFGISLSKKVPLMAIPIKF; via the exons ATGAAGATAGACTTTGAGAGCTTTTTCAAATCA GATTTATTTGTTGCCGGAACCGATACAACCTCAACCACGTTGGAATGGGCGATGGCTGAGCTGATTCGTAACCCACATAAAATGGAAAAGGCTCAATCAGAGCTCACTAAATTCAtgcaaaacaacaacaaaaatatACACGAACATGATATATCTAAACTCCCTTATCTACAAGCTATTATAAAAGAAACTCTCCGGCTACATCCTCCGGCCCCACTTCTTCTCCCTCACCGAGCCATGCTTGACCTAGAAATCCAAGGTTTCATTGTACCTAAAAATGCACAAATCCTTTGTAATGTTTGGGCGATGGGCCGAGACCCGAGTATTTGGTCAGACCCAGAGACGTTCATACCTGAGAGGTTTTTCGAAGTCAAGATCGACTATAAAGGACATGATTTCATGCTTATTCCATTTGGTGCAGGGAGGAGGATTTGTCCGGGACTGAATTCTGCTCATAGAATGTTACACATAGTCTTAGGCTCTTTGATTCAGAAGTTTGACTGGAAGCTAGAAGGAAATATAAGAGCACGAGATATGGATATGGGAGACAAGTTTGGAATCTCGTTGTCGAAAAAGGTACCACTCATGGCCATTCCGATCAAATTTTGA
- the LOC111908196 gene encoding cytochrome P450 76T24-like encodes MFTMQRLDASEIVRQEKVHKLLEHVSQYCSNKKALNIGAAAFTTTLNILSNVIFSRDLSQYDSVSSQGFKDAVCGLMELSGNPNISDFFPILKPFDLQGFLRRSNVYGKKLLSIFDMIIDERIQERSSSSYDGDHSSKSRDLLDLLLDLSMKDESEISPNDMR; translated from the exons ATGTTCACCATGCAACGCCTAGATGCTAGCGAGATCGTACGCCAGGAGAAG GTACACAAACTTCTTGAACATGTTAGTCAATATTGTTCAAATAAAAAGGCCCTAAACATAGGTGCAGCTGCGTTTACTACAACTCTTAACATTCTATCAAACGTCATTTTCTCAAGAGATTTATCTCAATACGATTCAGTGTCCTCCCAAGGATTCAAGGATGCTGTATGTGGTTTGATGGAACTTTCTGGGAACCCAAATATATCGGACTTTTTTCCCATACTTAAACCATTCGATCTACAAGGGTTTCTACGACGATCAAATGTTTATGGTAAGAAGTTATTGTCTATATTTGATATGATCATCGATGAACGAATCCAAGAAAGATCCAGTTCATCGTATGATGGTGATCATTCATCGAAAAGCCGCGATTTGTTGGACTTGCTGCTGGATCTTAGCATGAAAGATGAATCTGAAATTAGTCCTAATGATATGAGATGA